The following are from one region of the Chitinivibrionales bacterium genome:
- a CDS encoding glycine--tRNA ligase, translated as MTSKPPDLMSIIVSLSKRRGFVFQSSEIYGGLTSCWDYGPLGVELKRNVKEAWWKAMVTNRRDIVGLDAAILMHPKVWEASGHLAGFTDPLVDCKSCKERFRADHLTDLKKCPKCGGELTEVRKFNLMFKTFMGPVEDSSAVVFMRPETAQGIFVNFVNVQQASRLKPPFGIAQIGKSFRNEITPGNFTYRTREFEQMEMEFFCMPGTDHEWYDYWRNTRLSWYHKLGVKTENLRLRDHSQDELAHYAKACCDVEYLFPFGWSELEGIANRTDFDLKRHSEFSGKDLSYFDEESKQHIFPYVIEPAAGADRATLAFLIDAYDVDKEDSQRVIMRFHPALAPIKAAVLPLVKKEGMPEKAEKIYKDLLDNSVRASFDLNAAIGRRYARQDEAGTPYCLTVDGQTMQDDTVTVRERDSRQQNRIAAAQAVEFITNKIKEANLCLSA; from the coding sequence ATGACATCAAAGCCTCCGGATTTAATGTCCATCATTGTTTCCCTTTCAAAAAGAAGGGGGTTTGTTTTTCAATCAAGCGAAATTTACGGGGGCCTCACCAGTTGCTGGGACTATGGCCCGCTCGGCGTTGAGCTCAAGCGTAATGTGAAAGAAGCCTGGTGGAAGGCAATGGTCACCAATCGCCGGGACATTGTCGGGCTGGACGCCGCTATTCTCATGCATCCCAAGGTGTGGGAAGCGTCGGGCCATCTTGCCGGTTTCACCGACCCGCTGGTGGACTGCAAATCCTGCAAGGAACGTTTTCGCGCAGATCACCTTACCGATCTTAAAAAATGCCCAAAATGCGGCGGCGAGCTCACCGAGGTACGCAAGTTCAACCTGATGTTCAAAACGTTCATGGGGCCCGTCGAAGACAGCTCCGCTGTTGTTTTCATGCGGCCCGAAACCGCGCAGGGAATCTTTGTAAACTTTGTCAATGTCCAGCAGGCCTCGCGGCTCAAGCCTCCGTTCGGGATCGCGCAGATCGGAAAATCGTTCAGGAATGAGATCACGCCCGGTAATTTCACCTACCGCACGCGTGAGTTCGAGCAGATGGAAATGGAGTTCTTCTGCATGCCGGGTACCGATCATGAATGGTACGATTACTGGCGTAACACGCGGCTCTCATGGTACCACAAGCTCGGCGTCAAGACAGAAAATCTTCGCCTGCGCGACCACAGCCAGGACGAGCTCGCCCATTACGCAAAGGCATGCTGCGACGTGGAATACCTTTTCCCGTTCGGCTGGAGCGAACTTGAAGGCATCGCCAACCGCACCGATTTTGACCTCAAGCGCCATTCGGAATTCAGCGGGAAGGACCTCTCCTATTTCGACGAGGAATCGAAACAGCACATTTTTCCCTATGTGATAGAGCCAGCGGCCGGCGCCGACCGAGCCACGCTGGCGTTCCTGATCGACGCGTATGATGTTGACAAAGAGGATTCGCAGCGCGTGATCATGCGCTTCCACCCGGCACTCGCGCCTATCAAGGCGGCAGTGCTGCCGCTGGTGAAAAAAGAAGGAATGCCGGAAAAGGCGGAAAAAATCTACAAAGACCTTCTCGACAATTCCGTGCGCGCGTCCTTTGACCTCAACGCGGCCATCGGCCGTCGCTATGCGCGCCAGGACGAGGCGGGCACGCCCTATTGCCTCACGGTGGACGGCCAGACCATGCAGGACGACACCGTTACCGTGCGCGAGCGCGATTCGCGCCAGCAAAACCGCATCGCGGCCGCGCAGGCGGTGGAATTCATCACCAATAAAATCAAGGAAGCCAATCTATGCCTATCCGCGTAA
- a CDS encoding D-alanine--D-alanine ligase: MPIRVNVVMGGPSAEHEISLLSGREVLLNINRRKYSARAVVISIDQEFYYCDIKKRVPAIEEFAEPGKSRNFKGPFKPYASEAVWKRCDVAFLAVHGSFGEDGLLQGYLDTLLIPYTGSGVFASAVAMNKIATKFIFEQNGIKTPPFCVAGKDHPEITWNYLAEKFGYPMFVKCPQSGSSRLMTRVDCGAGLGTKLEEYRQYSPEILVEKGIGGPEFSCPVLEMSDGTIKALPPIEIRPVKGNYFSFKAKYEDGGSEEIVPAPRSKKLLEQIQELSLKCHRLLGCRGISRTDMILGNDGTLFVLELNSLPGLTANSLLPKSFKAAGGTYKQLIDILINVALKNPITP; encoded by the coding sequence ATGCCTATCCGCGTAAACGTTGTCATGGGAGGACCGTCGGCGGAACACGAGATTTCGCTGCTCTCGGGCAGAGAAGTGCTCCTGAACATCAACCGCAGGAAATATTCCGCGCGGGCAGTGGTGATATCCATTGACCAGGAGTTTTACTATTGCGACATAAAAAAACGCGTTCCGGCCATTGAGGAATTTGCCGAGCCGGGCAAGAGCAGAAATTTCAAGGGGCCGTTCAAGCCGTATGCATCCGAAGCGGTTTGGAAACGCTGCGATGTCGCTTTTCTCGCGGTTCACGGCTCGTTCGGCGAAGACGGCCTGCTGCAGGGATATCTTGACACCCTGCTTATTCCCTATACCGGCTCAGGCGTTTTTGCCAGCGCCGTTGCAATGAACAAAATCGCGACGAAGTTCATTTTTGAGCAAAATGGCATTAAGACTCCTCCCTTCTGTGTTGCAGGTAAAGATCACCCTGAAATCACATGGAATTATCTCGCCGAAAAATTCGGCTATCCGATGTTCGTCAAATGCCCGCAATCCGGTTCCAGCAGGCTCATGACGCGCGTCGACTGCGGCGCAGGACTCGGCACAAAGCTTGAGGAATACCGGCAGTATTCTCCGGAAATACTTGTCGAAAAAGGAATCGGCGGCCCAGAGTTCAGCTGTCCGGTTCTCGAAATGTCCGACGGCACAATCAAGGCCCTTCCTCCCATAGAAATCCGGCCCGTAAAAGGAAACTATTTCAGTTTCAAGGCAAAATATGAAGACGGAGGTTCCGAGGAAATCGTGCCGGCCCCGCGCAGTAAAAAGCTTCTTGAACAAATCCAAGAGCTGTCGCTTAAATGCCACAGGCTGCTCGGCTGCCGCGGCATATCGCGCACCGACATGATTCTCGGCAATGACGGGACTCTCTTCGTGCTTGAGCTGAACTCATTGCCCGGCCTTACCGCGAATTCACTGCTCCCCAAGTCCTTTAAAGCCGCGGGCGGCACCTACAAGCAGCTTATCGACATTCTGATCAACGTCGCTTTAAAGAACCCGATTACCCCCTGA
- the tsaB gene encoding tRNA (adenosine(37)-N6)-threonylcarbamoyltransferase complex dimerization subunit type 1 TsaB: protein MNYVLGIDTSSIELGVGLARGTEPVMAISRYLRNSHAEHIAQCVDFLLKANNISAADITYAGIAVGPGSFTGLRIGIAFLKGFFLGRETSVLQVSSLESVAGSWHVDGRDIVSASDARNGQVFWARFHKAGGATARLTPDALVTAQEFRSAVKDSDIVLTDALGYAKSVVFNFLKDRPDAFSVEDHPLQRGLSSAMLAARKIKDAGAWRKAGDIVPEYLSSVPFKKEKE from the coding sequence ATGAATTACGTGCTCGGCATTGATACTTCGTCAATCGAGCTCGGCGTAGGCCTCGCCCGCGGCACTGAACCGGTCATGGCGATATCACGCTATCTACGCAATTCGCACGCAGAGCACATCGCGCAGTGCGTGGATTTTCTCCTCAAAGCAAACAACATATCCGCTGCAGACATCACCTATGCGGGAATCGCCGTGGGCCCCGGCTCATTCACCGGGCTGCGTATAGGAATTGCATTCCTCAAGGGCTTTTTTTTGGGCCGCGAAACGTCCGTACTGCAGGTTTCGTCGCTTGAAAGCGTTGCCGGGTCATGGCATGTTGACGGAAGAGACATTGTATCCGCATCTGACGCGCGAAACGGCCAGGTGTTCTGGGCGCGTTTCCATAAAGCCGGCGGCGCAACCGCTCGCCTCACTCCTGACGCGCTTGTTACCGCCCAGGAATTCAGGTCCGCGGTTAAGGACAGCGACATTGTTCTCACCGACGCGCTCGGTTATGCGAAAAGCGTTGTTTTTAATTTCCTCAAAGACAGGCCGGATGCATTTTCTGTGGAGGATCATCCCTTGCAGCGGGGGCTGTCCAGTGCCATGCTTGCGGCAAGAAAGATTAAGGACGCCGGCGCTTGGAGAAAAGCGGGCGATATTGTGCCGGAATACCTGAGTTCCGTACCGTTTAAAAAGGAAAAAGAATAG
- a CDS encoding acyltransferase family protein, translating into MANGLKSPYSTRLFYPDAIRAVSIIAIVFLHVSSPVAQDFYSYRLSWWWIANAVYSFSRPSIALFVMISGLLLLAHNKEESAVSFFRKRFLRIVVPFLAWGTVYFFWKTHAVTSFSTILQLAKEFITGPVYYHLWFIYTIMGIYLAVPVFRVYVKYASRANQAYLLTLWFIGTAVYPLIRHYAGFSIGIPIMVAGGFLGVFLLGNFLRDFSIKKSAVKYLILVMFACLAFTAIATYYLSANSNAGYNGTFEDFLSPNVIAAAVCLFLVFRNTLSGGFRGIFSFANNFVTMTSSASFSIYLMHILVLEILKSHLRWFSLEACTVHPAIGIPLTAGVTFTVCLFAVVALRKIPLMKYVLP; encoded by the coding sequence ATGGCAAACGGATTGAAATCCCCGTATTCAACAAGGCTGTTCTATCCTGACGCCATTCGCGCCGTCTCTATAATCGCGATTGTTTTTCTCCATGTTTCTTCTCCGGTGGCGCAGGATTTTTACTCGTACCGGCTCAGCTGGTGGTGGATCGCTAATGCCGTGTATTCGTTTTCGAGGCCGAGCATCGCATTGTTTGTCATGATAAGCGGGCTGCTTCTTCTAGCTCATAATAAAGAAGAAAGCGCCGTTAGTTTTTTTCGAAAACGCTTCCTGAGAATAGTTGTCCCGTTTCTAGCGTGGGGTACTGTTTATTTTTTTTGGAAGACGCATGCGGTCACGTCTTTTTCAACGATTTTACAACTTGCGAAGGAATTTATTACCGGGCCGGTATATTATCATTTGTGGTTCATCTATACGATCATGGGAATTTACCTTGCCGTGCCGGTCTTTCGCGTATATGTTAAATATGCCTCAAGAGCCAACCAGGCATATCTTCTCACCTTATGGTTCATTGGAACCGCTGTTTATCCTTTAATCCGTCATTACGCCGGTTTTTCAATTGGAATTCCGATAATGGTCGCCGGCGGTTTTCTGGGCGTGTTTCTGCTGGGAAATTTTCTGCGAGATTTTTCGATAAAAAAAAGCGCAGTGAAATATTTGATTCTTGTGATGTTTGCTTGTCTGGCATTTACCGCTATCGCCACCTATTATCTTTCGGCTAACAGCAATGCGGGTTATAATGGAACTTTTGAGGATTTTTTAAGCCCCAACGTCATAGCGGCAGCGGTCTGCCTGTTTCTGGTTTTCAGGAACACTTTATCGGGAGGATTCAGGGGGATATTTTCATTTGCAAATAATTTTGTCACCATGACAAGTTCGGCGAGCTTCAGTATTTATCTGATGCATATTCTGGTACTGGAGATACTGAAAAGCCATCTCCGGTGGTTTTCGCTTGAGGCATGCACGGTTCATCCCGCCATCGGAATTCCGTTAACGGCTGGAGTGACTTTTACTGTTTGTCTATTTGCGGTGGTTGCCCTGAGGAAAATTCCCCTGATGAAATATGTCCTTCCATAA
- a CDS encoding WbqC family protein, with translation MKLAIHQPHYMPGPAYFHKMASADFFVFLNDAQFEKNEWQHRNRIRNASGAQWLSVPTTYKFPQKINEVEVDFSQNWQRNHFHSIEACYGKAAFYSKYAPLFAEFFCAPCSKIDRIDIDSVKLLAGILGIKTEYALTSDYKFKGESTEKLVAICKHFKATSYIADDGSGDYLNMELFEKAGIKVVFQRFNYPVYAQHWAKTPDDFIPGLSAIDLLFNCGPKSMDILMPKSPSTS, from the coding sequence ATGAAGCTGGCAATCCATCAACCGCATTACATGCCGGGGCCGGCATACTTCCATAAAATGGCAAGCGCCGACTTTTTCGTGTTTCTCAATGACGCACAATTCGAGAAAAATGAATGGCAGCATCGCAACCGCATCAGAAACGCGTCGGGAGCGCAATGGCTCTCGGTTCCCACCACTTACAAATTCCCGCAGAAAATCAACGAAGTTGAAGTCGATTTCAGCCAGAATTGGCAAAGAAACCATTTTCATTCCATTGAGGCCTGCTATGGAAAAGCGGCGTTTTACTCTAAATACGCGCCGCTGTTTGCCGAGTTCTTCTGCGCCCCCTGCAGCAAAATAGACCGCATTGACATTGATTCGGTAAAACTCCTCGCCGGCATTCTGGGAATCAAAACCGAATACGCCCTGACCTCTGACTATAAATTCAAGGGCGAATCAACCGAGAAGCTTGTTGCCATTTGCAAACATTTCAAGGCCACCTCCTACATCGCGGACGACGGCAGCGGAGATTATTTGAACATGGAGCTTTTCGAAAAGGCCGGGATCAAGGTGGTATTCCAGCGCTTCAACTATCCCGTTTATGCTCAGCACTGGGCAAAGACACCGGATGATTTTATTCCGGGCCTGTCGGCGATCGACCTGCTATTTAATTGCGGCCCCAAAAGCATGGACATTTTAATGCCAAAAAGTCCCAGCACTTCGTAG
- a CDS encoding P-loop NTPase, with protein sequence MYWGDKNVIAVGSGKAGIGKTTFVANLGVSMAAAGKNVVVIDADTGATNLHTLLGVTTPQKTLDDFLNNHQTDLSTVLADTPYPNLMLLGSASGVLSLASPNYSERQRLFHAIQKLKADVIIFDIAAAPHQRATDFFSLAPAGIILIEPAAATLDSTFSFIKNLLVRGLVRRFYHDKEITAFIQETVSHSTQNSLRLNELLAKLEEKAPGKVSAYRQLFLEGVSSMFIVTNSVKNVDQKAEGTKFARRVKRELAFHMGVLGSLPYEPSMSETIAGRVPFVAKSPRSDYSKKMSAIASKIITLKPPESPQ encoded by the coding sequence ATGTATTGGGGAGACAAAAACGTTATTGCAGTCGGCAGCGGCAAGGCCGGGATCGGCAAGACCACCTTTGTCGCCAATCTCGGCGTGTCCATGGCCGCAGCGGGAAAAAACGTCGTGGTGATTGACGCGGACACCGGCGCCACCAACCTCCACACCCTTCTCGGAGTGACAACGCCGCAAAAAACGCTCGATGACTTTCTCAACAACCATCAGACCGATCTTTCCACGGTTCTGGCCGATACACCCTATCCCAACCTCATGCTGCTCGGATCCGCCAGCGGCGTGCTTTCCCTTGCGTCTCCCAACTACAGCGAGCGCCAGCGTCTTTTCCATGCCATTCAGAAGCTAAAGGCGGACGTGATCATTTTCGACATCGCTGCGGCGCCGCATCAGCGGGCAACCGACTTTTTCTCCCTGGCGCCGGCAGGCATTATTCTTATAGAGCCTGCCGCCGCGACCCTCGACAGCACCTTCTCTTTTATCAAGAACCTTCTCGTGCGCGGCCTGGTACGCAGGTTTTATCACGATAAAGAGATAACCGCGTTTATCCAGGAAACGGTTTCGCACAGCACACAGAACAGCCTGCGCCTTAATGAACTGCTCGCCAAACTCGAGGAAAAAGCGCCGGGAAAAGTAAGCGCCTACCGCCAGCTCTTTCTTGAAGGTGTTTCAAGCATGTTCATTGTCACCAATTCAGTTAAAAATGTCGATCAGAAAGCCGAAGGGACCAAATTCGCGCGCCGCGTCAAACGGGAACTGGCATTTCACATGGGAGTGTTGGGCTCGCTTCCCTATGAACCGTCGATGAGCGAAACGATCGCCGGCCGCGTTCCGTTCGTGGCAAAGAGCCCTAGAAGCGATTATTCAAAAAAAATGTCGGCCATTGCGTCGAAAATCATCACGCTCAAACCGCCAGAATCCCCTCAATAA
- the nth gene encoding endonuclease III: MHNAKKNVNIRAVYSILKREFAKYRVPVVDLIEMQTDDPFKVLVTTILSARTKDETTTQASRRLFAKVKKLSDFVKISKHDIEKLIFPVGFYRTKAKHLKELPGAIKTLFSGAIPDSVDELIKLPGVGRKTANLVVAVAFHKPAVCVDVHVHRICNRLGYVKTKTPFETEMKLREVLPVELWMMFNSYLVSFGQHLCYPVNPRCDICPVARYCNRVGVVTKFSLKSFS, encoded by the coding sequence ATGCACAATGCAAAAAAAAACGTAAACATTAGGGCGGTGTATTCGATCCTTAAAAGGGAATTCGCAAAGTACCGTGTTCCAGTGGTCGACCTCATTGAGATGCAAACCGACGATCCGTTCAAGGTCCTGGTCACCACCATATTGAGCGCGAGAACAAAAGACGAAACGACCACGCAGGCGTCGCGACGCCTGTTTGCCAAGGTCAAGAAACTCTCTGACTTTGTAAAAATTTCCAAGCACGATATTGAAAAGCTCATTTTCCCTGTCGGGTTCTACAGGACAAAGGCCAAACATCTTAAAGAATTGCCTGGTGCAATAAAAACATTGTTTTCAGGGGCAATTCCGGATTCGGTGGACGAGCTGATAAAGCTTCCCGGTGTCGGACGGAAAACGGCAAACCTGGTCGTTGCCGTCGCCTTCCACAAGCCCGCGGTTTGCGTTGACGTTCACGTTCACCGGATTTGCAACAGGCTCGGCTATGTGAAAACTAAAACGCCGTTTGAAACCGAAATGAAACTGCGCGAGGTGCTGCCGGTGGAATTGTGGATGATGTTCAATTCGTATCTCGTCTCCTTTGGCCAGCATTTGTGTTATCCCGTTAACCCTCGATGCGATATCTGCCCCGTCGCCCGATACTGCAACAGGGTTGGCGTTGTAACAAAATTTTCTTTGAAAAGCTTTTCATAG
- the amrS gene encoding AmmeMemoRadiSam system radical SAM enzyme has translation MKKADYFTVVSSAGKKIRCELCPHHCLLTDGKTGICMMRKNEGGVLYTLTYCRPVSTAVDPVEKKPLYHFYPGSSIFSSGPNGCTFKCCFCQNCEISQMILPTKEIPAKKFAGMIIDSGTIGIAYTYSEPYIWFETIMEVGAMVREKGLKNVMVTNGFMEAGPLNELLTLVDAMNIDIKSMNPAFYRRLCKARLEPVLKTCEAVKKKCHLEITNLLITDENDSEKDIKGLVDYVAANLGKDTPLHFSRYFPRYKMYASPTPQESLLMAYQIAKEKLDYVYLGNVDLNKGSDTHCPSCGNLLVQRRGYSVSFCSPPLKKNPSTNTALCPKCGFRTNIVIAG, from the coding sequence ATGAAAAAAGCAGATTACTTCACGGTTGTTTCGTCTGCTGGAAAAAAAATCCGCTGCGAACTCTGCCCTCACCATTGCCTGCTGACAGACGGTAAAACCGGCATCTGCATGATGCGGAAAAACGAAGGCGGCGTGCTGTACACGCTCACCTACTGCCGCCCGGTCTCCACCGCCGTAGATCCGGTCGAAAAGAAACCGCTCTACCACTTTTATCCCGGTTCCTCAATTTTCTCAAGCGGTCCGAACGGCTGTACCTTCAAATGCTGCTTCTGCCAGAACTGCGAAATTTCCCAGATGATCCTTCCCACAAAAGAAATTCCCGCAAAGAAATTTGCCGGCATGATCATCGACAGCGGGACCATCGGCATCGCATACACCTATTCGGAACCCTATATCTGGTTCGAAACCATCATGGAAGTCGGCGCGATGGTACGGGAAAAAGGCCTTAAAAATGTGATGGTGACCAACGGATTCATGGAGGCAGGTCCTCTCAATGAATTGCTTACTCTTGTTGACGCGATGAACATTGATATCAAATCGATGAACCCTGCGTTTTACCGGAGATTATGCAAAGCCAGGCTGGAACCAGTGTTGAAAACATGCGAGGCTGTTAAAAAGAAATGCCATCTTGAAATCACCAATCTGCTCATCACCGATGAAAATGATTCTGAAAAAGACATTAAAGGACTTGTTGATTATGTCGCGGCCAACCTTGGGAAAGACACGCCGTTACATTTCTCAAGATATTTTCCCCGTTACAAGATGTACGCGTCGCCTACGCCTCAAGAATCTTTGCTTATGGCTTATCAAATCGCCAAGGAAAAACTTGATTATGTTTATCTTGGAAATGTTGATTTGAATAAAGGATCAGACACCCATTGTCCATCGTGCGGAAACTTGCTGGTCCAACGAAGAGGCTATTCTGTTTCGTTCTGTTCCCCTCCGTTAAAAAAGAATCCTTCCACGAATACCGCTTTATGCCCGAAATGCGGGTTTCGGACAAACATTGTTATTGCCGGCTGA
- the rsmA gene encoding 16S rRNA (adenine(1518)-N(6)/adenine(1519)-N(6))-dimethyltransferase RsmA, protein MGPKKHLGQHFLTAVSYAERIARSVGASRGENVLEIGPGKGALSVHLKTLYPFFHCVEVDADLVAGLAEELGPGTWTLHRCDALAFDFAAAGFPLHVVGNLPYSIGAMIIKKTLSYGEDILSFTFMVQREVAQRIAAKPHSKQMGFLSVFCQFFGAPEILFTVPPGAFFPKPAVDSAVVRLVVERNLEHKLPRKSWEAFFKFVDSGFRMRRKMLANVLGRDGGREHFTDILTQMNMGHGARAEDLSPYQWLELYKKTCGI, encoded by the coding sequence ATGGGACCCAAAAAGCACCTGGGACAACATTTTCTTACCGCGGTATCATACGCGGAGCGAATCGCCAGAAGCGTTGGCGCCTCTCGGGGAGAAAATGTTCTTGAGATAGGCCCCGGCAAGGGCGCTCTGAGCGTTCACCTCAAAACCCTGTATCCTTTTTTTCACTGCGTGGAAGTCGACGCTGACCTGGTCGCCGGTCTCGCTGAAGAACTCGGGCCTGGAACATGGACGCTTCACCGTTGCGACGCGCTCGCGTTTGATTTTGCAGCGGCGGGATTTCCCCTGCACGTGGTGGGGAACCTTCCGTATTCCATCGGCGCGATGATCATAAAAAAGACGCTTTCTTACGGGGAAGACATCCTGTCGTTTACGTTTATGGTGCAGCGCGAAGTGGCGCAGAGGATCGCGGCAAAGCCCCATTCAAAACAGATGGGATTTCTGTCGGTATTCTGCCAGTTTTTCGGCGCGCCAGAAATTCTTTTTACCGTGCCGCCGGGCGCTTTTTTTCCAAAGCCCGCGGTTGATTCGGCGGTGGTCAGGCTCGTGGTGGAACGGAACCTGGAGCACAAGCTGCCACGAAAGTCATGGGAGGCATTCTTCAAGTTTGTTGACAGCGGCTTCAGGATGAGAAGAAAAATGCTCGCGAACGTCCTGGGACGAGACGGCGGCAGGGAGCATTTTACCGATATCCTGACACAAATGAACATGGGGCACGGCGCGCGCGCCGAAGACCTTTCTCCCTACCAATGGCTGGAATTGTACAAAAAAACATGCGGTATATAA
- a CDS encoding tetratricopeptide repeat protein: MAKTSKIIIILSGMFLSLFSGCSSITLLRIQELKEVEARVDSLRTEMASRDTLLQKEQKNQNELLRLIRADMQVRFEELGQKVSSLEGSLSESKYKLSMIDKKTQEMQEQWKAKAAADSADATQKKTQVDKLYQIACGDFNAGRFDLAANGFLDLVNQYPESPTADEAAYWYAECFFGKKEYEKAEQLYTDYLRKYRDGKKVCASLYKLGLVFEIKKALEKRKLVWQKLISTCPDSPEAKAAKEKLGK; encoded by the coding sequence ATGGCGAAGACCTCCAAAATTATCATTATCTTGTCCGGCATGTTCCTTTCGCTTTTTTCCGGATGCTCCTCCATCACCCTGCTGCGCATCCAGGAGCTAAAGGAAGTAGAGGCGCGCGTTGATTCACTCAGGACCGAAATGGCGTCGCGCGACACCCTTCTCCAGAAGGAGCAGAAGAACCAGAACGAGCTGCTGCGGCTCATCCGTGCCGACATGCAGGTGCGCTTCGAGGAGCTCGGCCAGAAGGTCTCGTCGCTCGAGGGCAGCCTTTCGGAAAGCAAATACAAGCTTTCGATGATCGACAAGAAGACGCAGGAGATGCAGGAACAGTGGAAGGCAAAGGCAGCGGCCGATTCCGCCGACGCGACGCAGAAGAAGACGCAGGTTGACAAACTGTACCAGATTGCCTGCGGCGATTTCAATGCGGGACGCTTCGACCTAGCGGCCAACGGCTTTCTCGACCTCGTGAACCAGTACCCGGAATCACCGACCGCCGACGAAGCGGCATACTGGTATGCCGAATGTTTCTTCGGCAAGAAGGAGTACGAAAAGGCGGAGCAGCTCTACACCGACTACCTCAGGAAATACCGCGACGGGAAAAAGGTGTGCGCCTCGCTGTACAAGCTCGGCCTCGTTTTTGAGATAAAAAAGGCGCTGGAAAAAAGAAAGCTGGTCTGGCAGAAACTCATCTCCACCTGCCCTGATTCTCCCGAGGCAAAGGCAGCTAAGGAAAAGCTGGGCAAATAA
- a CDS encoding energy transducer TonB, with translation MVASAAAVLPRVSSKADEDSFAPVVVISAIFHAVILIGIPLLATLFYHSEKYERPKTFTLVSMPKTAIQQKIAQAVKKPKTANPIPAKKKSKQASKKEENTKENTDQLEELLDAIPASVSEITAGQSFKYAWYINSVISKVEENWKPPSGITQKKDAAVTVFFTIFPGGDISPVVVKESSGISTLDNLAVRAVTMAAPFGKLPPGWSGNRLDLKYILHCVKQ, from the coding sequence ATGGTCGCGTCTGCGGCTGCCGTTTTGCCGCGCGTAAGCAGCAAGGCGGATGAAGATTCATTCGCGCCCGTGGTTGTCATCTCCGCGATTTTTCATGCCGTGATTTTGATCGGAATACCGCTGCTTGCCACGCTGTTTTACCACTCCGAAAAATATGAGCGTCCTAAAACATTCACCCTGGTGAGCATGCCCAAGACCGCGATCCAGCAGAAAATTGCGCAGGCGGTCAAAAAGCCAAAGACGGCCAATCCAATACCGGCGAAGAAAAAGTCGAAACAAGCGTCCAAGAAGGAAGAAAATACAAAGGAGAATACAGACCAGCTGGAGGAACTGCTCGACGCAATCCCCGCCAGCGTTTCGGAAATCACTGCAGGTCAGTCATTCAAATATGCGTGGTATATCAACAGCGTTATTTCGAAAGTCGAGGAAAATTGGAAACCTCCAAGCGGCATAACGCAAAAAAAAGACGCTGCAGTCACGGTGTTTTTCACCATTTTTCCCGGCGGAGATATTTCACCGGTTGTGGTGAAAGAGTCGTCGGGGATATCCACGCTCGACAACCTGGCGGTAAGGGCCGTCACGATGGCGGCGCCGTTCGGCAAGCTTCCGCCCGGCTGGTCCGGAAACAGGCTTGATCTCAAATATATTTTACACTGCGTCAAGCAATAA
- a CDS encoding biopolymer transporter ExbD — MKSGKRRKAIADLNITNLVDVVFTLLIIFMITAPMMTQGVQVDLPKADAENVEVNDFIQISINSRSEIFIDQERINLGDFKKRFKEVFAGRVKTPVFINADKKVPYGLVIRVIADVQNAGVVKLGFLTLPAKEEAGGS; from the coding sequence ATGAAATCGGGCAAAAGAAGAAAAGCGATAGCGGACCTCAACATCACGAACCTCGTCGATGTCGTTTTCACGCTGCTCATCATCTTCATGATCACCGCGCCCATGATGACCCAGGGCGTTCAGGTCGACCTCCCCAAGGCCGACGCCGAAAACGTGGAAGTCAACGACTTCATTCAAATTTCCATCAACAGCCGCAGCGAAATATTCATTGACCAGGAGCGCATCAACCTCGGCGACTTCAAGAAGCGCTTCAAGGAGGTGTTCGCCGGACGCGTGAAGACGCCGGTGTTCATCAACGCGGACAAGAAGGTGCCCTACGGCCTGGTGATCCGCGTCATCGCCGATGTGCAGAATGCCGGCGTGGTCAAGCTCGGGTTTCTCACGCTGCCGGCCAAAGAGGAAGCTGGTGGCTCCTGA